Genomic segment of Primulina tabacum isolate GXHZ01 chromosome 11, ASM2559414v2, whole genome shotgun sequence:
tcatttcttgTGCGCTCAAAACTTTACTTCTTTCACTAGTAATATACAACTCGAGTCTTGTTCGTTTAGTCCATTTTTGCATTTCATAATGGGTTTGATCACTTACGAGCATGAAGTTATCTGTTCCATCCCACCGGCCAAGTTGTTCAAGGCCTTCATCCTCGATGGCGACCACCTCATCCCCAAGGTCTTGCCTGAGGCATTCAAAAGCATCAAAAATATTGAAGGAGACGGCGGCGTTGGAAGCATCAAATTGATCACTTTTGGCGAAGGTATAGAAAGATTATCGCGATTGTCGTCGGGtttttttgcaacaaaaaatttatgaaatatgtATAATAACGCAGGTAGCCAATACAAGAGCGCGAAACACAGGGTCGATGAAATCGACGAGGCAAATCATGTGTACAAGTACTCTATCATTGAAGGTGATGTTTTAGGCGAAGATCTTGAATCCATTTCCTACGTTGTCAAGATCGAAGCCTCCGCTGATGGCGGCTCTGTCTTCAAGACTGTAAGCCATTACCATACCAAACACGATGCCCACGGCATCACCGAAGAGAAGATCAAGGAAGGAAAAGAGAAAGCGAAGGCCTTATTCAAGGCTGTTGAAGCTCACCTCCATGCACACCCTGATGCTTATTAAATCGCCTTCGTCGTCGGGGCGGACGCAGACAAACCGTATTCTAAATTCCTGAGTGCTCCCTTGT
This window contains:
- the LOC142519519 gene encoding major allergen Pru ar 1-like; the encoded protein is MGLITYEHEVICSIPPAKLFKAFILDGDHLIPKVLPEAFKSIKNIEGDGGVGSIKLITFGEGSQYKSAKHRVDEIDEANHVYKYSIIEGDVLGEDLESISYVVKIEASADGGSVFKTVSHYHTKHDAHGITEEKIKEGKEKAKALFKAVEAHLHAHPDAY